TAACCCTGTCGGATGACGTTATATGAGAACGTTTCTAGAGCAAAGTATTCTGGGCACATTGAATCGATAATCAACATTCGATAAACTCATAGCGAGACAAACAATCAACCCATTCAAAAGAAAATCATAATTCTGTATTTGcgtataatataattttgactTCATGAGACCACATGGAAATATAAATAATACGAGGTCATATACTATTGTATCTTTTACATAACCTTTGCTATTTGACATGTTTAGCCTTTAGCCTTTAGATAGTGTATCTAGTTTACTTACATAACAGTACCTGTGGTACGTGTATGTACCCACATTTGGATAATTATACCGAAAGCAATGCATCTTTGTCTtcagtgacattttttttcaaaatgcacATTGTTATGCATTATCTTTCTCGGTTTGAAACGTTTGCAATAAATATATCACACGTAAAAAAATGTTACGGCATATCGGAAAGTGATGAAAGAAAGTCACTTCGATCGAACCGCAGTTATTGAAAGGACCAGTGTTCAAATAACCTTGTCTGACGTCGACTTATTAATGACAATAGAACAATGGTGACTTTAATTTCATTATGGTTATCATGTAGTGTGATTGCGTACATTCTGAAACGTTGAAAATACCTATCTTGTCACCCAGAGGCCTCATATAACAGGTACCTACGTTTCATTAGACCgacctaatatatatatatatatatatatatatatatatatatatatatatatatatatatatatatatatatatatatatatatatatatatatatatatatatatatatatataccgtgAATTCAACAAGtgcaaattatttataaatCGAGCTTACGGTTACAAGTATATGTCTTTGTAATTAAGAATATTACTTAAACACACAATCAAAAAGGGTTCATAATCTGCAAAAGAGGGACGGTAATTGTATATTCATGCCTTATTATAAAAGTACAAACACTTTCAGCATCGGTTCTATAAGAAGGACTACATTACTAAATGGCCTCGAAATGAATTCAGCAAGCGAAGCATGAACAAGATTTGTCGCTAACGTTATAAGTGCCGGCCAAATAGTTCATCATTAAATGGCTTGACAACGCAGCATCTGTATTACACAAATTGTCAACAGTAATACTAGGGATGGCAAAAGATGTTCTTAAACACAATAGCGTCAATACGTTGAATGAAGGCGGAGGTTGCGTTACTTAATAAACAGCTGTTTTGACATCTTTTAACGAATTATGAAATATGACGAACGTTTGCTTCTCTGTTGGtatgtcatttgcatacttgATACCCTTTCTTTTAACTCTTCTCAACACAGCTTTCGAGGCGgcatttacatatattgtgaatatAGTTTTTATAATATATCTAGACTACTGTTGCTCCAACACAATAAATATCTACAGATGTAATAATATCACATCTGTTAGTGGACGCTAATCGAATTCAAACAGGTGAACGTCATCAATCTTAGCAACCAAATTCTATTATCTCttttattcaaatatgacattttcagCTTTACAATCATTTCCCCATTCAATTGTTGACGACACAGCTGCATTGAGCTTTAGTAGGTAATAATCTAAACTCGGAAGATGAAGCCTGGTAATACCAAACGTTTGCATGCACTCTAAACATTGTCCTGGTGCTATTGACGAGCATCTAATTGGAGATGTCCAATGTAGGGTTATGTGAATGATGCATATAATCTCACCGTTCCGTCTAATTGACTCGCCTATGGCAAATAAAACGTATAGTGGTTAGCTGGCTCGAAAGATTTCATTCAGTCtttatctcccatgatgcaatagcccacattaaagataccctataaatgcacaagatcaactgcGTCTTTGCACATTATAAAACAACAAGTCAATAAAATCAAATACACTGCTTTAACCGGCTAACACCACAAACCACAAAGAAGTACATCCATGCAAGAAGTGATAATCTGATTGACAATAAGCTCAGTATCATAATGTTACCAATTCATTGCCTCAAATGTATTACACTAAAATCCTGgttttaaaaacaattaaaatatgtgaaatctGTTTCGctttcaaagaaataaaatacGTACAAAATGCCTAGACTGTACGTTTTTCTCCTCGGCTGTGTCAAACATGTTGTAGttaaaatatgacattgtatcacTTAATTACGTTAATAATccacacattgtgtacatttgtaatgtacTAATCAAGAACAATCACATTGAGGCACAAGTTAACACATTAGCTTTATAGAACATGTTGTGTCAAGTCAAGACTCCATATTGTTGAATTAAAAGTCAATCAACCATTTTTCAATGGAAAGTGCAGATTTACTCGCATTCATAAAGATTGTCtgtataattttgtaaattaattgCCATTGAGTCGCATTTAGTATCATTCTTAGACTTGTTGTATTTCCcattttatgttttgattgaGTTGTTTAAATGTTCACACACCTAGTAGTCCCTACACATTTCAATGCTGTAATGTTAGTTAAATAATGCTGAGTGATTCAAGTAATTATCATTTTAGTCTGGCTTCAAAATCAAATGCGAAGAAGAAAATCGAATGCGATGAAAAGAAAACAACCAAGAGTAAAATACATAGAGAAgcagatgcacacacacacacacacacacacacacacacatactcctGCTACagaccacagacagacagacagacagacagacagacatttatgGTGTATTTTCTACATAAAAAAGAGTCCATGATTTTTCCTAAACCTGTACGGACCTGGTTGAATGCTGGATATTACTATGAACAAAAAATAAGCAATTACCATACAGAAAGAATCTTCTGCTACACCAACCTTTCAAgtaaaaaaacatgaatatttcagTACAAGGATGTTGGCAATGTTAGTAACCAACTCATCACGATCACTCCAGGCCAATATCCTGCTCATACAGAACGTGAGAATTCTTTCTATCAATATCAGTAATTGCATATAGTTGTGTCTATAAATGTTAAACAGGCATTTCCCTAGTGCTATTGGGTATATTTTTCCTTTAAAATATTCTAGGTAAATATAGTTGCATCACAACGATAGAAAATTAATTCCAGAATGATGGATATATTGCGACCTCTCAACTTGGTAACTATCCTTGCGCCACAATGGGCTTATTGAAGTTGACAGTTAATTACCTTACATTACCAGtgaacaaatgtaaatatttaataacattCCTATAACAAAATTATGTGCTGAAGTTTCTCAAACCTTCTAATCGAAGATATTGTCAAAACACGGCTTTgtttacataaatatgtttatcacTTTTGTCAAATACGGCATTATATATGACTCTCAAATTGTGAATTGTTTGAGGTCACAACAGGTTGCTTTAGAATAAGACAGCTGTATAGCTTAGACAGTGTTGTAACTCGTCGTGTGTTCCTTATCTCTTAGTAAATGTATTACGAACGCTGTCAAGTAGAAAGATTAAACCCCGACGCCACGTTCAATATTCATGGAACATAAAAGAATGACAATAACAGCTTCATATCTCCTTGTCGATGTCGGGAACTTATTGAATATAGTCTATTTACTATAGTCAGTCATTCACTAAGACTTAAAGTGCGAATATTGTTtagtaacatgacatttttcataatataaatataGCATTCATAGTTATTATCCGTTCATAGAAATACGTTTGACAAATTTTCCCAACATGAAAGTCTAAGTGAACTATTCTTGCTATTGAAGCatggttaatatatatatatatatatatacatatatatagacaagCGTTGTTGCAAACTACACAAAATTATTGACAATTCCGACTCTTTAATTAAACACAGATACTCTGAAATAAATATACTAAACAAAACGCAGTGCTTGCTTATTTGGCCTTTGTACGTTTCATAATTATTAATCAATTTTACAAACTTTGATTGACATCTAATCGTACGCGTTCCATGCATCGGCATGTTCGTACCTGTTTCATTCTTACTAACATCAGTCATCATTCGATACCTAAATGGCCCTGTTGTGTTTGCAAAGTTTTCAATAACTAGTATAGGCGTTTAAACTTGCCAGAAATTGTGTGGGCATACATGTCTTTCAATTGAAAATTAATTGAGAGTTTTATATTCCTAATATGAAATGCTATATTTTATATACTTGAACTGTTTAGTCTTTTTGTCAAGTTTTCAATTCGCCtgtaaattatgttttattactctgtacatgtatgtatgtatgtatgtatgtatgtatgtatgtatgtatgtatgtctcattGGTAGTCAACACTGATAGAACAAGAAATAGTATAAACTATGTACTTACATATTGTAACGTTAACAATCTCgcatatatacaatgtgtatgaCATACCATGGTTCATTGAGTACACTGATGATATATCATGCTTCGACAAATACATTAATGTAGATTACTTTACATGATCGCTTATGTATATCACACTAATTGCAATGAAATACtttctcatacatacatacatacatacatacatacatacatacatacatacatacatacatacatacatacatgtgtatatgtatacaggCAGACATGATGTAACACAGTTTTAAAAAAGGGGGCGGTGGATAATAGTTGACAGACACTCGATAATACATATGTAATCGTTAGTTTTCTATAATATTTTCTCTATAGTGAACCATGTCATTGATGTCCAGATAGACGTATGTATGATTCTCTGTCCATTAAAAATGACATGGTTTTTGTTTCCTTGTTGCTAATTCGATTCTATATCATGTTTCACTTAACAGGTCCTTATTTCCTTCCCCAGGTTTTTAAAAATGGTACCTCAAAGTCGACTTCCGTGACGTCATATGTTTGTGTCACTCTCATTGGTTTGCAAGGGGATGTATGGAACCGATACATGCATGTCATACTTGACGAATAATCACCATCTAGCTGTACATATAGATGGAATATTGGAACTGATACTGATTCTACAAGTAGGTCGCTGTCGATTACTCGTGACAATCAATTCACAGGGGCAGTGCTACGATTCTTAATTAGACACTGTAGACTTCCGAAGATGTTGTCGTGCAATGAATAAGAGTTATTAATCCACGCCTTTTGGAAATTCGTATACTGATTACAGTAAACAAGTATGGAGAGTTATACCCATAATAGTTATCTGTCACAAGGTGTGAATTCTACAAACGTTAGCGGTCCTGCTGTATATGATCTCATGCCATTGCCGAAAGaaatcatcattttcttaaGCGTTTTCTTCGGAATTTGTGTAATATTGTCGGCTCTAGGCAACGCCATAGTAATGCGTGTGATGATGTGTCAGAAACAGAGCAAGCGGTTGAATAGCCTATTGATTAATCTGGCGATATCTGACTGGACATTGTCTATCATATGCCTGCCGTTGCTGTTCTCAACTGTAATGATGGCTGAGTGGATATTTGGTGAAGCACTGTGTAAATTAGTGCAGTATACGTTGAAGGTAGGTTCATATATTACATTTCTTTGAAGGATAAACAATTATGTTTTGTACAAAGAGGGTACTATTAGTATGATGTATATAAACCTGAATGTGTAAATATAGAAGGATATATATTACACATTAAATATGGTGCACATGTTTTGTTGTAATATACAATGGGAATCATTAATTGTCTGCATACAAAAGTTACTGGTATGTCGACGTTGTTACACTGGAGAGAGATATATAACTTATCTATTTCTGCGGTAAATACCATTGCCTTTGTTGAAAAGCTAAACTGGAAACATTAACATACTAAATATATCGACCTCTCGGCTGCTATTTCTGAACAAGGGCATGAATTGGTTAATCCCGATTTTAGACAACGCTCCCTTTGACATTGCGGGATAAATGTAAAAGGCTTTGAATACAAAATTAGACAAACGAAAAATTATTACCCTTTCTCGTGTTGGGTAGTATTAATAATTCGGTATTAGTTCCTTTCTAAGAGACTGGTATAAAGGACGAAATTACAAAACATGCAGTTCATCTTCAAGAACATTTAGACCTACATtttcacacacaaatacattttcTGTTAGAGATAGCATTACCGACATATCTTGAAATCTTTATAGCTAAAGTACAGTTTGACCAACGAAATCCAAATAACATGCAAATAAAATCTTTATGAAAGCTATTTTCCATAAAAGTTGTACTTTATTTAGAGCTAGGGGGGAAATCAAAATCACATACTCTAACCGTTCACCACTTCTTGTATAACCACTGTACTACTTCTTTAGAGAACAGACATGCTTCATACAATTCGCCATGTTGGTCACGATTCACGAAGTGTCCATATTAAATACTTTTTTATAGTACTGCTGCTGGTTGTAAGAATTCTTATAACCCAGTGACACCTCCTCAATCTCTTGCTGAATATCATCCTAGACCCAGAATGTATGTACAGATCGCAGCTGGCATAACCAGAAATTCGATAGGCATAATACAATTatcatgttataataataaaaatgtgtattgCTTTACAAGGCCTCTCGACCACACAAcggaaatataataataataaatgataataacGAAGACTTATAGAGCGCCTAATCTATGCAAGCAGAGCTCGAGGCGCAGGAATAGCAAATTACTCTATAGTAAGAGGAAATATGGATTCAGACTCTGGATACTAGGCAATTGGTGAAGGCTGAGACTGATATTTAAAGAGATAGGTCTTGAGAGAACGGCGTAAGGATGTAAGAGACTTGGAGTGACGATGTTCGAAAGGAAGATGGTAGTAGGATCaatgtgagagagagagagagagagagagagagagagagagagagagagagagagagagagagagagagagagagagagagagagagagagagagagagagagagagagagtatttGTGTTAACCCTTGgaataaaagaaatgtacaaTCATATCAAAGTCAAAGTCGCATAGCTTAATTAGTTTAAATGAATACTAGTTTTGCTTTACTTCACTTGTAAGCGTCTCTCTTATATGTACAGAGATATGTGTTCTGGCTACAGTGCTTGATTACAAGATATATTACAGGTATTttgtaaatctttttttttctcaacaataacagtatatttataaatggagaataatatgattataacCGTTATAGGCTATGGGTTTTTGTTATACCTGTTTTGTCAAAATAAGAGAAATTATTTCATGATCATGTTCAGGAAATCCGACTCTCGTGTCTTGccactttttcattttcaagcCGTCGTGTCTAGATACGTTTCTTCAACACTACAAGAAGGTGATATCTagttaaaaaaatgtcaaaagaaaTTTGTGTTTCCAGCGTCAATATAAATCGAATAATTCAGTCATTAgaattaaatatttatataccTTCTAAATGACTCTATAATGTATGAGTCAAGACGTTGTATGGTGTGGTGTGCAATAGAGAACCTAGGTATACCTCTTTCGTCATCATATCATTAACTTGGATGAACGTGATCAGCATACACTAAGTCACATATAGGCTATGTACTAATCTTCTTTTACGAGCTCTCCAATATAAAAGCTTTCCCAAGGCTTATTTAATTTAACCAGATATTTACTCTACGAATGTAGTGAGTGTACATTTTCTCACTTCTTCTTGGGGATATAGCATGATCTTAATTTAGTTGTACGTTTCACAAACGTTCCACTTTTAAGATATTAAGGTAATCTTCAGGTAGATATAGAAGACTGATCTCTGGGTATAAATatctgtgtattgtattttcCCCATGGAGTTAAGGAAGTGTAAAGGGCCGTTGTACCGATATAGAtccaagccaggggtaataattgtaaagtgctttgagcacggagttggaaagcgctatataagagccaacattattattatttataacattattattgtgtatCTCTTTGAAAAGGTAACTCTTATTTGCAAGTTTAAAAGCAGGCCAATTTAACTGAACATTTCACTTGTTTATTTCTGTGGTACCTTATGCACCTGGAACACCGTTAAACTATAGATATATTAGTTGTTCGCATTCTTAACCTCGGCCATGTATGTCGTTACTCCTGGCAACTAATAAATCGTGTTGACGTTGTAATATGACATATAGACAAACCTATAATCCCAGAAGTCTGCATATGTGTCTCTGCCccaaaatatcacaatgtaaCTGCTGTAGCCAACTTTGTGCTACTAACAAATCCGATGTGTACCAAATACAtgccagtgtgtgtgtgtgtgtgtgtgtgtgtgtgcgtgtgtgtgtgtgtgtgtgtgtgtgtgtgtctgtgtgtgtgtgtctgtgtgttatgttatgtgcaAAACTCCCAAGAGGGAAAATCTGGTATCTGCAATGTACAATTTACTCGTCAAtgtttcaaatcataatctGGAATCTGGATTATAATATTCATGGCTCATTACTCATGCCATATTTGTATAACTAAAGGTAATATTCGATGGAGAAAATGGCTTGTGACTGGTAATCTTTAATAGGCTGACTAAAGATAATAATCGTGATTATTAAGGCTGTGGATCTCAAAGAACTTTTCTTAAATGTTATCATACTCCGAGGAGTTTATAGGCATATACAAATCGTTAAGTAGACAAGATCAAACACACAGCGtgtgtatatttacatgaaaacgtttattttacattacatgtgtCTCAAGGCACCTCTATATTTAATAGTTTACTCATTCCGTTCATATATTCTATCGTTTGTAAGGCATCGCAAGAGGCATCGCATGAATACGTTTTGCATTTCCCCTGTTCTTTATCATCTATCCAAAATCTGTTAAAACTTATATAGTACACATTTtcttcaatatatataatataacctGATTTTGATGAAGTGCCTTGAAGGTCAATCCCAAGTTCAACGCTTTAAAATAAAACTTAAGCCTGATATGGAGTGGACACTTGAAAGAATTCCCTATTTAGTATGCAACGTTTCTACTACTACAAAAATATGGTCGTCATTAAATATAGAACAGTGATTTGAGTGTACCGTTCGTAATGCTTGTAAACGGAGTTGACAACACATAAATACTAAAATGTGTGTCATATTAAAGAAGTggtgtcatttttattttgatagctagagctgaaggtcaaggtcaaggtaaAACGGCaactttatataaaataaagCTTGCActaaatactaaataaatattaaatgtgtGTCATATTAAAGAAGTGTcgtcattttgattttgatagcTAGagctgaaggtcaaggtcaaggcaAAACGACCGCTTTATATAAAATAAAGCTTGCACTGCATACTATAAGGTAGACACTTCTATGACTTCTATAACTCTTGGCATTATAGTTTTTGAGCTGTGCAGTCAATTTTTGATtctttactacaaatatggcagaCATTCCTTCAGATTTACATTTGTCGCGAAACACGTGCTGCGCATTTGCCCCAGGAGATATATTACCTTTGTAACAAAGACGTATATACGGACAGATAACGGATAATAATGCCACCTTTAGGGGTGTCCGCAGGGTCAAGTGTACTGAATAGCGGGTCAATTTATTGACAAAGACTGAACTTTGCAGTCGTAAATTTCAGGTAAGTTTTcaatttgtgtttggaacaaaagttcaaattgaatactatgaACTGTAAGTGTATCTATTTAgaaagaatgtttttttttcatatttctacaGGTGTCGCAATTTGTCAGCATCATTACCTTGACAACGATAGGGGTACATAGGTACTATGCAGTGATGTACCCAATGGAACCTAAAGTGTCATCCAGGAAGAGAAACATAATGGTTATCTTGTCATGGTGTATACCACTGATAATGTGGTGTCCAATGCTACTGTACACCTATACGCCAGGATTTCCAATAGGTGGTGGTAGAgttgcatatatatgtacaatgcgGTGGCCAGCTTATTCGTCGATTGATCTGATGAAACTCTTTATATGGGTTATGTTTATCGTGACATTCATCATTCCTATGGTGATACTTTCGATATGCTACACACGGGTTATTGTGGTGTTGTGGAGACATAAGAGACCCGGATGTACAGATACTGATGAGGAATCAAGACTGAGGAAAGCCAAAGTGAAGGTTTTAAgccatttatatattatatacttattATTTCGCTTGAAACCAAAAGAAAATTTGTATGTAACATTATTTAAAAATTACACTTTTTCTGAAGACCATTTACCACACCTGTGACCTCAGATAACTCTAGAAAATAGATATGATACGCCTATTATTTATAGGTGTGAATCGCCGGATTAAGAGGCTGATGATTTCCTCACTGTACTAACTCTCATTTTCAGCTTATTGCTTTCAACTGGCTATGAAGTTTGCCGATTGCCCGATTTTCGAGCATTTTCGTTATTGTCAATTTGTGCACCAGGTATCCTTTTGATGTATTTGAGACGTTAAATATAACTGATGGTTCAAAGAACACGTTGAAGTAAACacaactgaaaatggtcatGTTCTAGTTAAGTTACAGCTGTTTGAATATTCCCCTATTTTTGACACCGATTTTAGGAATTTGTAATGAGCCATTTCTAAGTACTATTTCAGTACAACTGGGCAAGacattgttattgtatatagaaTTTGAGACGTTCATATGTTGTAAATCTCAAGATTACAGTCACGCTTATGTGTATATTGTAATGAACCAGTGTTACTCAGTAATGTACTTGTAATGATTAGCATCTTCAAGATCAGACAAGTATACTGGTTGACGgttgtatatttttgtactttacAAATATGAAACACGAATACTAATAAGTTTTGAAAAAGGTAccttttaaagaaaaaataactttttaagAATGTATGTTTGACTAAATTCATATTTGATAGTGTACAGTTAGGACGATAAATATTGTAAGCAAattatgtttttgatatttttccctgaaatattaaaagaaattcCGTGTGGCTGTTCTAAATCGTCATACAATATGCAGTGCGTATGAGTAAAATAAATGCAATTAATATGTAAcatctatttttattttctgtagaCTATCCGAACACTTATATCTATCGTCATTCTATTTGCTATTTGCTGGCTTCCGGTCAATTTGTACAACTTGGTACTTGTAACATATAATCCCGAATACCTTGAAACACATCGATTGACAGCGGATGTAATTCGTGCCTGCAGCTATATCTGGCCAATATTGTCTGATAGTATTTTCAATCCCATTGTGTACGTGTTTCTGAGTGACGAATTCAGGGTGAGTTTGAGGTATTCATTGCAGATAATGTATTGTCCTCTGACGTTATATGTATTAAGGTCACCTCTGAAGGATGCGTTTAGCAGTGTTTTAGTGTTCCCTCAAACCAGTTCGATCgtttatgtgtttatgtattatACCTAAACTGGAGTTTTGACAAGAAAATGTAAGGTTTAATATTTTATCCATGCATTGTCGTCAGTGctaaatcaatattttaatgtagGATAAAACAACTAAATTGTTTTACTTAGGTCTCAGAACCTCCACCCCCTTCTAAATAAATTGAccgtaaaaaattgaaaatagtgcttcagacagcacaatcaatatTAAACCcgtatatagtagtatgtaatgCTATAAATAAAAGGCCACTATGTagtgaataaaaaatatttgctTTGATAACACTTTACTGTACCTTAGTGTTACACATTTGCTATAGCAGAAATTCTCTCTTTTCtgaatttgacaacatttttttccgaaatgtttgtatttgggATACAAAacacatccattaaaagtaacatCGGTTTTTAGgttgagaactaaaatggtgaATTCCCCCAAgctaaaataatttatttttgttaccCTACATTAAAGTATTGATCacattgaattttattttatatgtttcaTTCAGAGTGACATGTCCAGGTTCTGCTGTCATTGGAAGTTTACTTTATTATGTGATAGTAAACTAGACAAACCAACTGTGAGATCACCAAGCAGGAGATCGGCTCAGACTGAAACATTGATGTTGAATCCGATGTAAAGTGAAAAATATATAAGACAGTCGTCTAGATGTAGTTTTGGAGACCTGAGAAGACAACGATCGTTTGACTGTATAAATTATGGAAAGGCTTGGCCACTGGAGATGTTGCTTGCAACATCTTTGCTTGCAAATAAGTAGTCCTTACTGTATATTCATTACAGCTGGAGATTTTGGTAGTAACGTCTTTGCTTGCAAATAAGTAGTCAttaatgtatataaatagtACGTTGTGTCGCGAGTGGTATGAAACAGATTTGATTTTACAAGATTTACAATTTGATACAGAATAAAATAGTGTATAGATATTGAAATACACTACACGTTCAACGTACGTGTATGCGAGTGTAAAGGTACAATGTCGTCATAGTTCTGGGGGGAATATTTGCTGAATATTGTTGAATATTCGTTTTGTACAAACAGAAACAAGGAAGGACATAAATAACTTAGTTTCACTAAATATCTAATCAATGCTaataataaattatcaaaatagaaTTAACATTTTGTGAGGTAGCTAAGCAACATTTTACATAATCTACTGCTATGACATGAATATATCAAGAGGCCTCATAAAGATGAAATGACGAAATATGACAGGAAAAATATAGTTGCATATAATGTATTACATGAAAGAAGAGGAGGATTTCGAAAACGGCAAAGTAAT
This Glandiceps talaboti chromosome 13, keGlaTala1.1, whole genome shotgun sequence DNA region includes the following protein-coding sequences:
- the LOC144444278 gene encoding substance-K receptor-like yields the protein MAEWIFGEALCKLVQYTLKTIRTLISIVILFAICWLPVNLYNLVLVTYNPEYLETHRLTADVIRACSYIWPILSDSIFNPIVYVFLSDEFRSDMSRFCCHWKFTLLCDSKLDKPTVRSPSRRSAQTETLMLNPM